In Heliomicrobium gestii, a single genomic region encodes these proteins:
- a CDS encoding DUF362 domain-containing protein — protein sequence MAYKISDACVACGACKDACPVEAIMEGDVYSIADSCIDCGTCADTCPAGAISEG from the coding sequence GTGGCCTACAAAATCTCTGATGCTTGCGTCGCCTGTGGCGCTTGCAAAGATGCGTGCCCCGTAGAAGCAATCATGGAAGGCGATGTCTATTCGATCGCTGATTCCTGCATTGATTGCGGTACTTGTGCTGACACTTGCCCAGCCGGCGCTATCAGCGAGGGTTAA
- a CDS encoding LytR/AlgR family response regulator transcription factor, producing the protein MPIRVAIAEDEQIVCDHLAAIVSAQEGFEVIATCGNGDELLGIVQTSAPQIVLLDIEMPGKDGFEVAQELSKQNPDIALIFVTGHTNFSVEAFEVKAFDYVLKPFTEDRVISSLKRVGKIVTALKTKADDDKSRLTIKNGGKTVVIDVNTITFIEKLKDVKRLVFNTDMERHELRQTLEEVLSLLPSQFFRCHKSFIINLDRVEAVRPNGVNSYMAYIDQGKIEIPVGKNHYAEMLERIGAKRDRNAAKAEINKRSLKSSAEAL; encoded by the coding sequence ATGCCGATCCGCGTTGCCATCGCGGAAGACGAGCAAATCGTCTGTGATCACCTTGCGGCAATCGTGTCTGCCCAGGAAGGATTTGAAGTCATTGCAACCTGTGGCAATGGAGATGAACTTCTGGGGATCGTTCAAACGAGCGCTCCCCAGATTGTCCTTCTTGACATCGAAATGCCTGGCAAGGATGGTTTTGAAGTAGCCCAAGAGTTGTCCAAACAAAACCCGGATATCGCGTTGATCTTCGTAACGGGGCACACGAATTTCTCCGTGGAGGCTTTCGAGGTCAAAGCCTTTGATTACGTGCTCAAACCGTTTACGGAAGATCGGGTCATCTCGTCGTTGAAGCGCGTCGGCAAGATTGTGACGGCCCTTAAAACCAAAGCTGACGACGATAAGTCGCGCCTTACGATTAAGAACGGCGGTAAGACGGTCGTCATCGATGTGAACACCATTACCTTCATTGAAAAACTGAAGGATGTCAAACGGCTTGTCTTCAATACCGATATGGAGCGGCACGAATTGCGGCAGACGCTTGAGGAAGTGCTATCCCTGTTGCCGTCGCAATTTTTCCGCTGTCATAAATCTTTTATCATCAACCTTGATCGCGTCGAAGCGGTCCGTCCCAATGGTGTGAATAGCTATATGGCCTACATCGATCAAGGCAAGATAGAAATCCCCGTGGGCAAAAACCACTATGCTGAGATGCTGGAGCGCATCGGCGCCAAACGAGATCGCAATGCCGCGAAGGCGGAAATAAATAAGCGAAGCCTGAAAAGCTCCGCTGAAGCGCTATAG
- a CDS encoding DUF362 domain-containing protein has protein sequence MAFKITDACTACGACMDGCCVGAIVEGKKYSITSDCVDCGVCADKCPQDAIIPG, from the coding sequence ATGGCTTTCAAAATCACCGATGCTTGCACCGCTTGCGGCGCTTGCATGGATGGCTGCTGCGTTGGCGCCATCGTCGAAGGTAAAAAGTACTCCATCACCAGCGACTGCGTGGACTGCGGCGTTTGCGCCGACAAGTGCCCCCAAGACGCTATCATTCCCGGCTAA
- a CDS encoding tetratricopeptide repeat protein yields the protein MYEKGYYTFDVEQGPNRLNKAIALYDQALELDPNCYQAYTGKGIAVAFRGNLDEALRLLDRAIALRADYGFAYYNRGLALKFHGRFDDALIWFDRSLAYDPDNAWAYFGKAAIYDAQGNTQACLDNLAKAIDIMPYCKVTAKEKTDEDFSHVKNLPEFNRLIAE from the coding sequence TTGTACGAGAAAGGTTACTACACCTTTGATGTTGAGCAGGGTCCCAACCGGCTGAATAAAGCCATCGCGCTGTACGATCAGGCCTTGGAACTTGATCCGAACTGCTACCAGGCCTATACGGGCAAGGGGATCGCTGTGGCCTTTCGGGGAAACCTTGATGAAGCGTTGCGCTTGCTCGATCGCGCCATCGCGCTGCGGGCCGATTACGGTTTCGCCTACTACAACCGGGGCCTCGCCTTGAAGTTCCATGGCCGTTTTGATGACGCCCTCATCTGGTTTGACCGCTCGCTGGCCTACGACCCCGATAACGCCTGGGCCTACTTCGGCAAGGCCGCCATCTATGACGCCCAAGGCAATACCCAGGCCTGCCTGGACAACCTGGCGAAAGCGATTGACATCATGCCCTACTGCAAGGTGACAGCCAAGGAAAAGACCGATGAGGACTTCAGCCATGTCAAAAATCTGCCCGAATTCAACAGGTTGATTGCTGAGTGA
- a CDS encoding HesB/IscA family protein, producing MEVVPVITVTEKGRQKLIELLEENKAKYVRIFALSREHSAYDLGLEFETKRGDVIIEAAGIQFVADDMSKDYLRGLRIDYDDSDDEPGFLATSSCNSSCSSCTSQCDL from the coding sequence ATGGAGGTGGTTCCCGTGATCACGGTGACCGAAAAAGGGCGTCAAAAACTGATCGAGCTTCTGGAAGAAAACAAAGCGAAATACGTTCGTATTTTTGCCCTCAGCCGGGAACACTCGGCCTACGACCTGGGCCTTGAATTTGAAACCAAACGCGGCGATGTCATCATCGAAGCAGCAGGGATCCAGTTCGTGGCCGACGACATGAGCAAGGATTATCTCCGAGGGCTGCGCATCGACTACGATGACAGCGATGACGAGCCGGGATTTCTCGCCACGTCCAGTTGCAACTCCAGCTGCAGTTCCTGCACCAGCCAGTGCGATCTGTGA
- a CDS encoding accessory gene regulator ArgB-like protein: protein MKKIAAKMGSWLAIESGYTTREQILSYGLEYIIGLTINIGSIVVLAYFFNVIGEAVSFLITFNLLRLFSGGTHSINFWYCTLTGMVSVIGFSILSIQSQWIYQSIPISVLVVSIITVIMFLYAPSSVVFKEEGGKTRFRILRIGSLLFSVIWFLFINISTFSPNIVQASAYGLIWQAVSITPFGFSLIKKIDNILNSLRGGEK, encoded by the coding sequence ATGAAAAAAATAGCTGCTAAAATGGGAAGTTGGCTGGCAATAGAAAGTGGTTATACAACGAGAGAGCAGATATTATCCTATGGACTCGAATACATAATAGGTTTAACGATTAATATTGGTAGCATTGTTGTCTTAGCTTATTTTTTCAATGTAATAGGAGAAGCGGTATCATTTCTTATCACATTTAATCTACTTAGGCTTTTTTCTGGTGGAACACATAGCATTAATTTTTGGTACTGTACTTTGACAGGGATGGTTTCTGTAATTGGCTTCTCAATATTATCAATTCAATCACAGTGGATATATCAGAGTATTCCAATATCGGTGCTCGTTGTATCGATTATTACAGTCATAATGTTCTTATATGCGCCGAGCAGTGTTGTTTTTAAAGAAGAAGGTGGTAAAACCCGATTTCGAATTCTACGAATAGGGTCGTTATTGTTTTCGGTAATTTGGTTTTTGTTTATTAACATATCTACATTTAGTCCAAATATAGTACAAGCATCCGCCTATGGTCTCATTTGGCAGGCTGTATCAATAACCCCTTTTGGCTTTTCGCTGATCAAAAAGATAGACAACATCCTTAATTCTTTGAGGGGAGGTGAAAAGTAA
- a CDS encoding MarR family winged helix-turn-helix transcriptional regulator: MDAETVNRDIAKENQQGIQQNDISARGDHTDGASNGEWHEGRKLFRTLQSFYECAMSTVSRISQRTDLTFTQLQIMNHIHFRGLALQKEMRKQFHLTQGALSTALKDLEKRELISRTQSPVDQREWVIALSPQGERLLAEIGQPLYNQLSELVEKHPQQVKQLIDSVEWFTETFSLEEV; this comes from the coding sequence ATGGACGCGGAAACAGTGAATAGGGACATCGCAAAAGAAAACCAACAGGGTATACAGCAGAACGACATCTCTGCAAGAGGCGACCATACGGATGGAGCGTCAAACGGGGAGTGGCATGAGGGGCGCAAGCTCTTTCGAACACTGCAATCCTTTTATGAGTGCGCCATGAGCACCGTTTCGCGGATCAGCCAGCGAACCGACTTGACCTTTACCCAGTTGCAGATCATGAATCACATCCATTTTCGCGGTTTAGCCCTTCAAAAAGAGATGCGCAAACAGTTTCACCTGACCCAGGGGGCGCTCTCGACAGCCCTGAAGGACCTGGAAAAGCGGGAATTGATCAGCCGCACCCAAAGTCCTGTGGACCAGCGTGAATGGGTGATCGCTCTTTCGCCGCAAGGAGAAAGGTTGCTCGCCGAGATCGGCCAACCCCTGTACAACCAACTGAGTGAATTGGTGGAAAAGCATCCTCAGCAAGTGAAGCAACTGATCGACTCAGTGGAGTGGTTTACAGAGACCTTTTCGTTGGAAGAGGTGTAA
- the argH gene encoding argininosuccinate lyase, whose protein sequence is MSKKLWGGRFQKGTDKVVEDFHSSISFDQRLYRQDIRGSMAHARMLGQQGIIAESDARAIIAGLEGILKDIEAGRIEFDVAAEDIHMNIEKILTERVGDIGKKLHTARSRNDQVALDIRLYLRDEIAETRALLAKLITTLLDTAEANVDTIMPGYTHLQKAQPITLAHHLLAYVQMFDRDLDRLADCARRLNRSPLGSGALAGTTFPLDRLAVATELGFDGITENSLDGVSDRDFAIEFCAAASLTMMHLSRFCEEIILWSSQEFAFIELDDAYSTGSSMMPQKKNPDVAELIRGKTGRVYGDLMALLTVMKSLPLAYNKDMQEDKESLFDAVDTVKGCLTVFTPMIATMRVRRETMKNGARGGFTNATDVADYLAKKGVSFREAHEIVGKMVLLCVQKGVALDDLTFEDFRACSDAFGEDIYEAISVERCVADRKVPGGPAPEAVKEAIAQARRRLNEQ, encoded by the coding sequence GTGTCCAAAAAACTGTGGGGCGGCCGTTTCCAAAAAGGGACAGACAAGGTCGTCGAGGATTTCCATTCGTCCATCTCTTTTGACCAGCGCCTGTACCGGCAGGACATTCGCGGGTCCATGGCCCATGCCCGCATGCTCGGGCAGCAGGGTATCATCGCCGAGAGCGACGCCCGGGCCATCATCGCCGGATTGGAAGGCATTTTGAAGGACATCGAAGCGGGCCGCATCGAGTTCGACGTGGCCGCCGAAGACATCCACATGAATATCGAGAAAATCCTGACCGAACGCGTCGGTGATATCGGCAAAAAGCTGCACACCGCCCGCAGCCGCAATGACCAGGTGGCCCTGGACATTCGCCTCTACCTCCGCGACGAGATCGCCGAAACGCGAGCGCTCCTCGCCAAGCTGATCACCACCCTGCTCGACACGGCTGAGGCAAATGTGGACACGATCATGCCGGGCTACACACACCTGCAGAAGGCCCAGCCGATCACCCTGGCCCACCACCTGCTGGCTTATGTGCAGATGTTTGACCGCGACCTTGACCGGTTGGCCGACTGCGCCCGCCGCCTTAACCGTTCCCCCTTGGGTTCTGGCGCGTTGGCCGGCACGACCTTCCCCTTGGATCGCCTGGCCGTCGCGACCGAACTCGGCTTTGACGGGATCACCGAAAACAGCCTTGACGGCGTCTCAGATCGTGATTTCGCCATCGAGTTCTGCGCCGCCGCTTCGTTGACGATGATGCACCTCTCGCGCTTTTGCGAAGAGATCATCCTCTGGAGCAGCCAGGAGTTCGCCTTCATCGAGCTCGATGACGCCTACTCCACGGGCAGTTCCATGATGCCCCAGAAGAAAAACCCCGACGTGGCCGAACTGATCCGCGGCAAGACGGGCCGCGTCTATGGCGACCTGATGGCCTTGCTCACGGTCATGAAATCCCTCCCGCTGGCCTATAACAAGGACATGCAGGAGGACAAGGAAAGCCTCTTTGACGCCGTCGACACCGTCAAGGGCTGCCTGACCGTCTTCACACCCATGATCGCCACCATGCGCGTCCGCCGGGAGACGATGAAGAACGGCGCCCGGGGCGGCTTCACCAACGCCACCGATGTGGCCGACTACCTGGCCAAAAAAGGCGTCTCCTTCCGGGAAGCCCATGAGATTGTCGGCAAGATGGTCCTCCTCTGCGTGCAAAAGGGCGTGGCCCTCGACGATCTCACCTTTGAGGACTTTCGCGCCTGCTCCGACGCCTTTGGCGAGGACATCTACGAGGCCATCTCCGTGGAGCGCTGTGTGGCCGATCGCAAGGTGCCCGGCGGCCCGGCGCCGGAAGCCGTAAAGGAAGCCATAGCGCAAGCGCGGCGGCGGTTGAACGAGCAATAG
- a CDS encoding sensor histidine kinase: MIDQHKILAFFLVSIPESLAANFLASQLLSILNNKKAIKRVTLLSIIEAVVTWGLYAIEIPVSIRIFINYAGFVTLSFYLLNLKLPTAISLNMIILSSIIVIQTSFIAVVSSLYSALLGTKLNFVDHTLEIGFFSTLFLALLAIISFNKKFVLWNEDGLSALIKKYGRILVIVFIQLLLLGYISFSVFYDAFEPGNNVDISSIVWLFSSGFLISEIFLIRYLIRHVLIGTLQEVNDTYLQQVNDLFLAFRAQRHDFSNHLHTLNLLIITNNMEKASGYMKGLVKEAVDLNTVLRIADPVIAAVVRVKLAQAEQKGIRLVLNILHDLSGLKIKSYQMVKILGNIIDNAFDAVEEFCSEKKEVYLETNKTKGKIRILVSNPNTQMSNTKVEDIFKSGFTTKKSHSGIGLTVCKKIIEEQNGEINAYEENGDFIIEITLPL, from the coding sequence ATGATTGATCAACATAAAATACTAGCGTTTTTTCTTGTTTCTATCCCCGAGAGTTTAGCTGCGAACTTTTTAGCATCTCAATTATTGAGTATATTAAACAATAAAAAGGCAATAAAACGGGTTACTCTTCTCTCTATAATTGAAGCTGTTGTAACATGGGGATTGTATGCAATTGAGATACCAGTATCCATAAGAATATTTATTAATTATGCGGGTTTTGTCACTCTTTCTTTTTATCTGCTTAATCTTAAATTACCCACTGCAATAAGTCTCAATATGATAATATTATCTTCGATAATTGTAATTCAAACTAGTTTCATTGCAGTTGTATCTAGTTTATACTCTGCGCTTCTAGGCACAAAACTAAATTTTGTCGACCATACATTGGAAATAGGTTTCTTTAGCACGTTGTTTCTCGCTCTATTGGCAATAATATCATTTAATAAGAAATTTGTTCTATGGAATGAAGATGGATTGTCCGCCTTGATAAAAAAATACGGTCGTATTTTAGTAATAGTGTTTATTCAATTACTGCTATTGGGCTACATAAGTTTTTCGGTATTTTACGATGCATTTGAACCTGGTAATAATGTTGATATTAGCTCGATTGTCTGGCTCTTTAGTTCCGGTTTTTTAATATCTGAAATATTTCTAATAAGATATTTAATAAGGCATGTCCTAATAGGGACACTGCAAGAAGTTAATGATACATATTTACAACAGGTAAACGATCTTTTTCTTGCGTTCAGAGCTCAACGGCATGACTTTTCAAATCATTTACATACATTAAACTTATTGATAATAACGAATAATATGGAGAAAGCTTCAGGCTATATGAAAGGATTAGTAAAAGAGGCAGTAGATTTAAATACTGTTCTTAGAATAGCCGATCCCGTTATAGCCGCGGTTGTAAGAGTAAAACTTGCACAAGCAGAACAAAAGGGAATCAGATTAGTATTAAATATACTTCATGATTTATCTGGTTTAAAAATCAAATCTTATCAAATGGTTAAAATACTGGGGAATATAATTGATAATGCATTTGATGCGGTTGAAGAGTTTTGCTCGGAAAAAAAAGAAGTATACTTAGAAACAAATAAAACAAAAGGTAAAATCCGCATATTGGTTAGCAATCCAAATACACAAATGAGTAATACAAAGGTGGAAGATATATTTAAATCTGGTTTCACAACTAAAAAATCTCATTCTGGAATTGGGCTTACGGTTTGTAAAAAGATTATCGAGGAGCAAAATGGAGAAATCAATGCTTATGAAGAGAATGGCGACTTTATAATCGAGATTACACTACCGTTGTGA
- a CDS encoding cyclic lactone autoinducer peptide — translation MLNWLKRNALSFSVVVLTIIATASIKPACIAIGYQPEPPKELLNKD, via the coding sequence ATGTTAAATTGGTTAAAGAGGAACGCATTGTCTTTTTCTGTTGTCGTCTTAACAATTATTGCCACGGCAAGTATTAAGCCTGCATGTATAGCTATTGGGTATCAACCTGAACCACCAAAAGAATTGTTAAATAAAGATTAA
- a CDS encoding phenylacetate--CoA ligase family protein, with the protein MIWNREMECIDRESLRQLQLGRLRETLHRVYDKVPFYRQRFDAAGVRPDDLQTLEDIGKFPFTTKTDLRDQYPFGLFAVPKKELVRLHASSGTTGKPVVGGYTWGDLERWTEQVARIAAMAGVTSDDTAQIAFTYGLFTGGFGLHYGLEKVGCAIVPASGGNTQRQIMLMQDFETSVLVCTPSYALHMAEEARAMGIDPTQLPLRVGLFGSEPWSEGMRREIQNAWGIRAFDNYGLTELGGPGVAGECLHADGLHILEDCFLAEVIDPETGEPVADGCEGELVFTTLTKEGFPVIRYRTKDISCLDRRPCPCGRTLTRMRRVTGRTDDMLIVRGVNVFPSQIESVLMEISGVAPHYLLVVDRQGYLDTLEVQVELAEERFVDNYRELEALTTAIRERLKSVLSVSAKVRLVEPRSLERSPGKAKRVLDRRPKD; encoded by the coding sequence ATGATCTGGAACCGTGAGATGGAGTGCATCGACCGGGAGTCGCTCCGGCAGTTGCAGTTGGGGCGGCTGCGAGAAACGCTGCATCGCGTCTATGACAAGGTGCCCTTTTACCGCCAGCGCTTCGACGCGGCGGGCGTTCGCCCCGACGATCTGCAGACCTTGGAGGATATCGGCAAGTTTCCCTTTACCACGAAAACAGACCTGCGCGATCAGTATCCCTTTGGGCTCTTTGCCGTTCCCAAAAAGGAACTGGTTCGCCTGCACGCCTCGTCAGGCACGACAGGCAAGCCGGTTGTCGGCGGCTACACCTGGGGCGACCTGGAACGCTGGACGGAACAGGTGGCGCGCATCGCCGCCATGGCCGGTGTGACGAGTGACGATACGGCCCAGATCGCCTTTACCTACGGGCTTTTCACGGGGGGATTCGGCCTCCACTACGGCCTGGAAAAGGTGGGCTGCGCCATTGTGCCCGCCTCAGGCGGCAACACACAGCGACAGATCATGCTCATGCAGGACTTTGAGACGTCTGTGCTGGTCTGCACCCCCAGCTATGCCCTGCACATGGCGGAAGAGGCGCGAGCCATGGGCATTGACCCGACCCAATTGCCGCTGCGCGTCGGACTCTTCGGATCAGAGCCCTGGTCTGAGGGGATGCGCCGGGAGATTCAAAACGCCTGGGGCATCCGGGCCTTTGACAACTACGGCCTCACCGAATTGGGCGGGCCTGGCGTCGCCGGCGAGTGCCTCCATGCCGATGGCTTGCATATTTTAGAAGACTGCTTCCTGGCCGAGGTCATCGACCCCGAGACGGGTGAACCTGTCGCCGACGGGTGTGAGGGGGAACTCGTCTTTACCACCCTGACCAAAGAGGGTTTCCCTGTCATCCGGTACCGGACGAAGGACATCAGTTGCCTGGACCGGCGCCCATGCCCTTGCGGGCGGACACTGACACGCATGCGCCGAGTCACCGGTCGCACCGATGATATGTTGATCGTCCGCGGCGTCAACGTTTTTCCCTCCCAGATCGAGAGCGTGCTGATGGAAATCAGCGGTGTGGCGCCCCACTACCTGCTGGTGGTCGACCGCCAGGGCTACCTCGATACGCTGGAGGTCCAGGTGGAGTTGGCCGAGGAGCGATTCGTCGACAATTACCGTGAACTGGAGGCGCTGACAACCGCCATCCGGGAACGGCTGAAGAGCGTCCTATCTGTCAGCGCCAAGGTGCGCCTCGTCGAGCCCCGCTCCCTGGAGCGCAGCCCCGGCAAGGCCAAGCGCGTCCTTGACCGGCGACCGAAGGACTGA
- a CDS encoding thiamine pyrophosphate-dependent enzyme → MKTLLTGNEAIARGAYEYGVSVAAAYPGTPSTEILENIAKYPEIYCQWSPNEKVAMEVGVGAAIAGARTIVTMKHVGVNVAADPLFTAAYTGVRGGLVLVSADDPGMHSSQNEQDNRNYAPFAKIPMLEPSDSQEAKDMVKLALDMSERFDTPVLLRITTRIAHSQSLVELGEPIERTVQPYSKDAKKYVMIPAYARTRRLFIEERDKQLGEFTETVDVNRIEMADPSFGIITSGVAYQYVREAFPDASLLRLGMTHPLPKQKIAEFAAAVDVLFVVEELDPYLEDRIRALGIDVIGKAFLPAYGELSVSLVKTRLMAALGMTSEAAYDSANDVASDAAATSDCASADSCAACANVAAEACQTAQPIQSAQPDEQSNAVIATAEPFDAPVRPPVMCPGCPHRGVFYTLRQLRLVVSGDIGCYTLGTMAPLEAIDTCICMGASISGALGMEKANPDLARRLVSVIGDSTFLHSGVTGLMDIVYNGGTSTVIILDNSITAMTGHQHNPSTGKTLMGKDAPVVDFVALAKALGVRRVVEVDPLDLDRLKAVIKEEVAAPEPSVIITRRPCALIVKNTETPLECVGCKGCKACLRLGCPALSLDKGTRKVVVNSALCTGCGLCAQLCLFNALRKAGE, encoded by the coding sequence TTGAAGACGCTTTTGACCGGCAATGAAGCCATCGCCCGCGGCGCTTACGAATACGGCGTGTCTGTGGCGGCGGCCTACCCCGGAACGCCCAGTACCGAGATTCTTGAAAACATCGCCAAGTATCCTGAGATCTACTGCCAGTGGTCTCCCAACGAAAAGGTGGCCATGGAAGTCGGCGTGGGCGCCGCCATTGCCGGCGCCCGCACCATCGTGACGATGAAGCATGTGGGCGTCAACGTCGCCGCCGATCCCCTCTTCACGGCGGCCTACACAGGCGTGCGCGGCGGCCTCGTCCTCGTGTCGGCCGACGACCCGGGCATGCACTCGTCCCAGAACGAGCAGGACAACCGCAACTACGCGCCGTTCGCCAAAATCCCCATGTTGGAACCCTCCGATTCCCAGGAAGCGAAGGATATGGTCAAGCTGGCCCTGGACATGTCGGAGCGCTTCGATACGCCGGTGCTGCTGCGCATCACCACCCGCATCGCTCACTCCCAGAGCCTGGTCGAGTTGGGTGAACCGATCGAACGGACCGTCCAACCCTACAGCAAGGACGCCAAAAAATACGTCATGATCCCGGCCTACGCGAGAACGCGGCGGCTCTTTATCGAAGAGCGGGACAAGCAACTGGGCGAGTTCACTGAGACGGTGGACGTCAACCGGATCGAGATGGCCGATCCCTCCTTTGGCATCATCACCTCCGGCGTGGCCTACCAGTATGTCCGGGAAGCCTTTCCCGACGCCTCGCTCCTTCGCCTCGGCATGACCCATCCGCTGCCGAAACAAAAGATCGCCGAATTCGCCGCTGCCGTCGATGTGCTCTTTGTGGTCGAAGAACTCGACCCCTATCTGGAAGATCGCATCCGGGCCTTGGGCATCGATGTCATCGGCAAGGCGTTCTTGCCGGCCTATGGCGAGCTATCGGTCTCCCTCGTGAAGACGCGGCTCATGGCGGCCCTCGGTATGACAAGTGAGGCCGCTTACGACAGTGCGAACGACGTCGCCAGCGACGCGGCCGCCACATCGGACTGCGCCAGCGCGGACAGCTGCGCCGCCTGTGCCAACGTCGCCGCTGAGGCCTGCCAAACGGCTCAACCGATCCAATCCGCCCAACCGGATGAACAGAGCAACGCGGTCATCGCGACGGCGGAACCCTTTGACGCCCCTGTCCGCCCGCCGGTCATGTGTCCCGGCTGCCCCCACCGGGGTGTCTTCTATACCCTGCGCCAGCTCCGCCTGGTCGTCTCTGGCGACATCGGCTGCTATACCCTCGGCACCATGGCGCCTTTGGAGGCCATCGACACCTGCATCTGCATGGGCGCTTCCATTTCCGGCGCGCTGGGGATGGAAAAAGCCAACCCCGACCTGGCCCGCCGCCTCGTCTCCGTCATCGGCGACTCGACCTTCCTCCACTCCGGTGTCACCGGTCTGATGGACATCGTCTACAATGGCGGCACCTCGACTGTGATCATCCTGGACAACTCGATCACCGCCATGACAGGTCACCAGCACAACCCGTCGACAGGCAAGACGCTGATGGGCAAGGACGCTCCCGTTGTCGACTTTGTCGCCCTGGCCAAGGCCCTCGGCGTCAGACGCGTCGTCGAGGTCGATCCCCTCGACCTGGATCGCCTCAAGGCCGTCATTAAGGAAGAGGTGGCAGCCCCCGAGCCGTCTGTCATCATCACCCGCCGTCCCTGCGCCCTGATCGTCAAAAATACGGAAACACCGCTCGAGTGTGTCGGCTGCAAAGGCTGCAAAGCCTGCCTGCGCCTCGGTTGCCCCGCTCTTTCCCTCGACAAGGGCACCCGCAAGGTTGTCGTCAACAGCGCCCTTTGCACCGGCTGCGGCCTTTGCGCCCAACTGTGCCTCTTTAACGCCCTGCGAAAGGCGGGTGAATAA
- a CDS encoding xanthine phosphoribosyltransferase, giving the protein MQELKDRIMAEGEVIGTHILKVDTFLNHQIDPAFILRMGKELAERFAGEGITRVLTVEASGIAVASAVALSLNVPVVFAKKKKASTQSAVYASQIYSFTRQETVTITVSKKFLPADDVVLIIDDFLAHGEALKGLVDIVDQSGARLAGAGIVIEKLFQQGGAALRAKGMRIETLAAIEQMEPGKIDFA; this is encoded by the coding sequence ATGCAGGAATTGAAAGACCGCATCATGGCAGAGGGAGAAGTGATCGGCACCCACATCCTCAAGGTGGATACCTTTCTAAATCACCAGATCGACCCGGCCTTCATCCTTCGGATGGGGAAAGAACTGGCTGAGCGCTTTGCCGGCGAAGGCATCACCCGGGTGCTTACGGTAGAAGCCTCTGGTATCGCCGTCGCTTCAGCAGTGGCGCTATCGCTCAACGTGCCAGTCGTCTTCGCCAAAAAGAAAAAAGCCAGCACCCAAAGCGCTGTATACGCTTCGCAGATCTATTCCTTCACCCGGCAAGAGACGGTAACCATCACAGTGTCCAAAAAGTTCTTGCCGGCTGATGATGTTGTCCTGATCATCGATGATTTTCTCGCCCACGGAGAAGCGCTAAAGGGCCTAGTGGACATCGTCGATCAGTCCGGCGCACGCCTGGCTGGGGCTGGTATCGTCATTGAAAAACTTTTTCAGCAAGGCGGCGCCGCATTACGAGCCAAAGGCATGCGCATAGAAACCCTGGCAGCCATTGAACAAATGGAACCGGGAAAAATCGATTTTGCCTGA